The proteins below are encoded in one region of Bacillus vallismortis:
- the comN gene encoding post-transcriptional regulator ComN, whose translation MEKHPADLYKDHVRPFLRSKLEEFKILGYDDVELESLWSYLTDKKWKKKTELHIYELTSDILSVKIGEFMNYATVESFKTSNWLGSEEGQEALEELLR comes from the coding sequence ATGGAGAAGCATCCCGCCGATCTATATAAAGACCACGTCAGGCCGTTTCTTCGCAGCAAATTGGAAGAGTTTAAGATTCTCGGATATGATGATGTTGAACTCGAAAGTTTGTGGTCGTACTTAACAGATAAGAAGTGGAAAAAGAAAACGGAACTGCACATTTATGAACTGACAAGCGATATTTTATCAGTGAAAATTGGCGAATTTATGAACTATGCAACTGTTGAGTCGTTTAAAACGTCTAATTGGCTGGGCAGTGAAGAAGGCCAGGAAGCATTGGAAGAACTGCTGAGATAG